The genomic stretch ctgggggcatttaagaaactcttagataggcacatggataaaggAAAAATATATGAGGAAGGGTGGACATATggcagatagagggagggagaaacaaagggatgaggttgaggaggagggtCTGGTGTGTTAAAAGGCTGCTGTTTTGTTGGATGGTTAGATATGGCTCGAATCTAGGAAACTATACTTTGAATGAGAATTCATCAACCTGAAactttctctctccatggacgaTGCCTGATCAAATCAGTAATTATCTGCTTCCAGGGGGTTTATTTTTGGACTGATCTAGCAGATTAGCATATGAAAGGAGAGAAAAATTTGCATTTCCATGGGACTTTTCATCCGTTCAAGatttccttctccccccccctcccccaccagtagAGTTTTGATGCAAGAAAAGTGGGTTGGACTTTAGACAGTAATTGAGCATCTAAATATATGAAAGAGGAAAAGGGCCACTGCTGCTTTGATCTTGCACTGCTATGTAATAGATCATACCTGATTGTAATCTTCATTTTGCATTCCCATCTCCCCCAACAACTGCTCATCCTTTATCTTATCAAGAATTGATCTAATTTTACCTTAAGAATATTGTGTTGCTCATTGTGAGATCTTCCAAACACTCACGATTATCAGATAGAAgaaatacaaatgtgctggaaaacaTCTTGGGTTAGGGTTACTGGGTTTTCaaactgcattcacagagctctaCGCCCCACCTACCCAATCAATCAatcctcagcttttctctccttctctccgATCCACGTCGACCTATGGCCTCtgggctgttggcctgtgctgctcctcctgccccttcttccttcctccctcttACTTTCTTTCATTCAGAAACCTGCGTGCTATTTGCcaacactttgatgaagggctcagccctggAACATGagttatacatctttgcctcctgtggaggCTGCgagacttactgagtttctcctgtgACTGGCTTTAAACATCCTTTAAAAAGGAGGACTGCATTGAAAGTAATGGTCCAAATGCGGTCCTTATACAACTGAAACATTGCTTATTTGCCATTACAATATCTAATCAGAATGAATTggaatttatcatcatgaaccagtcatgaaatttggtgtttcgtggcagcatcatggtgcaaacattcatattataaccatcctacaacattactataaaatattaaaaataatagtggatgaaaattaaggcagtgtctttggttcatgattattcaggaatctgatggcagcggggaagaagctgtccttgtgccgctgagtgcttgtctttagctcctgtaccttttccctgatggcagcagagtaaattgggcatggcctgggtggtgggggtctttgaggatagaggctgcttttttaagctaccacctcgtgtagatgtcctcgatgaactctggtgtctgtgatgtcacaggctgagttaacaaccctctggtgtttatccttatcctgagagttggtgcctccattctAGGCAGTGATGCACAACCAGTCAGTGTGAAGAAAACttctacacctgtagaagtttgagagttttcggtgacatactgaatctccacagACATCTCACAAATTATAGTCACTGGAGGGccttcttcctgattgcatcaacatggaggctccatgacagatcctcagagatgttgacacccaggaatttgaagttcttgaccatctccactacggagctcttgatgaggactgggtcatgttcccctgacttccttctgaagtccacaatctaaCATTGAGTGTAAAGTTGTTGTCGATACACCATAACGCTGTCCTAGTTACTGGTTGTATCTGCTCTCCATCCTGTTGTAGAATGTACACCAggacacccagatccctttggaTCTCAAAGCTCTTTCACCATTCAGATAGAATTATTCTCTTTTTTGCTTAagtttttcttccatttcctctctggaatttgctgccatgggcagctgtagaggccaggtcattgagtgtatagagattgataggtatctgaagagtcagggcatcaagggttataagGAAAAGGCATGGATGGGTGAGTGGGtgaatggatcagcttgtgatgGAATGGGGGAGCAGACGCGATGGGGTGAAtgtcctacttctgctcctatatcttatggaaaTCACAGGTAGGCAAGTGAGAGGAGGTAATAGAGGGAGAGGAGGTAATAGAGGGAGAGGAGGTAATAGAGGGAGAGGAGGTAATAGAGGGAGAGGAGGTAATAGAGGGAGAGGAGGTAATAGAGGGAGAGGAGGTAATAGAGGGAGAGGAGGTAATAGAGGGAGAGGAGGTAATAGAGGGAGAGGAGGTAATAGAGGGAGAGGAGGTAATAGAGGGAGAGGAGGTAATAGAGGGAGAGGAGGTAATAGAGGGAGAGGAGGTAATAGAGGGAGAGGAGGTAATAGAGGGAGAGGAGGTAATAGAGGGAGAGGAGGTAATAGAGGGAGAGGAGGTAATAGAGGGAGAGGAGGTAATAGAGGGAGAGGAGGTAATAGAGGGAGAGGAGGTAATAGAGGGAGAGGAGGTAATAGAGGGAGAGGAGGTAATAGAGGGAGAGGAGGTAATAGAGGGAGAGGAGGTAATAGAGGGAGAGGAGGTAATAGAGGGAGAGGAGGTAATAGAGGGAGAGGAGGTAATAGAGGGAGAGGAGGTAATAGAGGGAGAGGAGGTAATAGAGGGAGAGGAGGTAATAGAGGGAGAGGAGGTAATAGAGGGAGAGGAGGTAATAGAGGGAGAGGAGGTAATAGAGGGAGAGGAGGTAATAGAGGGAGAGGAGGTAATAGAGGGAGAGGAGGTAATAGAGGGAGAGGAGGTAATAGAGGGAGAGGAGGTAATAGAGGGAGAGGAGGTAATAGAGGGAGAGGAGGTAATAGAGGGAGAGGAGGTAATAGAGGGAGAGGAGGTAATAGAGGGAGAGGAGGTAATAGAGGGAGAGGAGGTAATAGAGGGAGAGGAGGTAATAGAGGGAGAGGAGGTAATAGAGGGAGAGGAGGTAATAGAGGGAGAGGAGGTAATAGAGGGAGAGGAGGTAATAGAGGGAGAGGAGGTAATAGAGGGAGAGGAGGTAATAGAGGGAGAGGAGGTAATAGAGGGAGAGGAGGTAATAGAGGGAGAGGAGGTAATAGAGGGAGAGGAGGTAATAGAGGGAGAGGAGGTAATAGAGGGAGAGGAGGTAATAGAGGGAGAGGAGGTAATAGAGGGAGAGGAGGTAATAGAGGGAGAGGAGGTAATAGAGGGAGAGGAGGTAATAGAGGGAGAGGAGGTAATAGAGGGAGAGGAGGTAATAGAGGGAGAGGAGGTAATAGAGGGAGAGGAGGTAATAGAGGGAGAGGAGGTAATAGAGGGAGAGGAGGTAATAGAGGGAGAGGAGGTAATAGAGGGAGAGGAGGTAATAGAGGGAGAGGAGGTAATAGAGGGAGAGGAGGTAATAGAGGGAGAGGAGGTAATAGAGGGAGAGGAGGTAATAGAGGGAGAGGAGACAGGGCAGTAGAAGAGTGCACCTCATAACGTGAAAACTACACCTTATTTAGAGGGGCATTTAATCACTAGGTTTTGTTCCAATTTTCTCAGGCCATTAATGCTAACACCAGTTCAGCCTACCTGTCACATTTTATATCATTCATGAAGCTTGTTTTCCTCCGTAATTACACACATGTGGTAAGTGAAGCTTGAGATATAAAGTTTAATGAGATGCTGTTcatccaaatataaaaataccaAATGTTAAGTTCTTTTCCATCAAACAAGCTTCAGGTCTTCTCCCTCTACACCCTACCAGTTTTTGAGACCCAGGGTCAGGCAAGGCAAAATGATCTCAGTTACATCAGAattttgggtttttaaaaaaaatataatattgGTTAAAATTTAACCCCAAATTAAGAACaacttaaaatttatattttacatgcatttaaattaaattttaaatttatttacaacacagtaggaACCAATTTGACCATTGaagttatacccaattaaccccatttaattctgtacatttttggaggttgggagaAAGCTTGCAGCTTCCGCAGATTTGCTGATGTCAAAAAACCCACCGTGGCCCATTAACGGACCATTTATATTTGTATGGGGCTTTTAGCGCAAGAACCAGGCACTAGGGCTCAACAGAGGAGTGGTGTGTCTCTGCTGGCCTGGCTCGACTGCAGTGGCAGCACCATCATTTTGTTTTGGTTCAACATCGCCAAACTTCTTCACAAGCTTTGGTTTCCACACACTTCCCAAAACATTGTGTTCTTTGGTTAAATGGTAACTGAAAGCTCCAGTAAGTGTGTGGTGTTAGGTTAACTGGTCACTGGAGTTGTGGGTGTGTTGTTTGGTTAACTGATCAGTGTAAGTGTGCATTGTTTGGTTAACTGGTCACTGGAGTTGTGGGTGTGTTGTTTGGTTAACTGGTCATTGTAAGTGTGCATTGTTTGGTTAACTGGTCACTGGAGTTGTGGGTGTGTTGTTTGGTTAACTGGTCATTGTAAGTGTGCATTGTTTGGTTAACTGGTCACGGTGAGTTGTAGTGTGGTGTTTGATTAACTGGTCACCAAGTTGAAGTGAGTGTGATTTGGTTAACTGATCACTGTACGTGTGCATTGCTTGGTTAACTGGTCACTGAGTTGCGGTTAGTGATTGTTGCTTGGTTTCAGTGATTGTGCAGATGAAAGGTAGAATTGAGGTGTGGAGGCAGTTCAAAGGTAACGTGGAGAAGACATGGGTGGTCGAAGATTAGTGCAGATACATTGGGATAAATGGCCTGCTTCTATGTTGCCCCTCGATAATTCTGACACGGGATCTTCAATGTCCATTGGATGTTGAGGTAATTGATTTAACATTTCAGACCCAGGGTAGAATCCAACTCTGACATTGGGTATGATTCTGTCTGGATTCAGTGGATCAAACAATGCAGCACACTCCCATGACCGCAAGGACCTGGCTGGGGTCTAGTTCaatacacaaagatgctggagccACTCAGGAGGTCACACAGCATGTGTAGGAAGTAAGGggtagtcaacatttcaggcttgggccCATTGTCAGGAAAAACactagatgcctgaataaaaaagttgaggaggaaggaagggaaaaggtgggggggtgggggggtagcacaggctaacagaaaagaggtcatagatggatataggtgggaggttAGAAGGAAAAACAGTCAGTGTTAAAGTAATCTGGTTAGAGACTGCCAAGACAAAATACAAGGCATTCCTCACATTTGCAGCTGGCTTCCATTtggcagtacacgaggccatggataaACATCTGGGTAGGGCAATGGTGTGTGGACCCTCCGCCTGTAACCCACAATCTGGAGATTACTATGGCAATCAGTGGCTCAAGGCTGTTACCTTCAAGATTGAGCTAACCAGCTTCTGCTCAAAGGCTAACATATTGTTTACTTGCTCATTCTGAATTGGTAATTTCCATTCTCATCGCCATTAAATCAGGAAGTTTGTTGCCAACAATAGCATTTATGTTTCTCTGCACCCAGCAGATCCCCTGGCATGAAACACTTGATCTTGTCAGTTTAAGGGACTTTAAGTCAGGGTTTGGGGAATAGGAAGCCTGTGCAGAAAAGGTTTCAGATGATAAAGTGATTGCTCCATCACACCTGTTCCACAGCTTGGAGCTTCTTGCAatgggatttatgaaaatattttattaatttaaaatgatGTGGCACTAGACTGATATTTGATGAATGACAATCTTCAACTCAGAATATACTGCTGCTCATTTATAATCATTGTGTCTGCTAAGGTTAAAATAGCAGATATTTGCAACCTTCTGTTTGATCTTCATGCTCTGTAGGACACATGGAAAAACATAGGAAATGCTTGATACACATTGGCCTTCCAGCCCTGCACTTAAGAAGTTAACAGGAAGATTAATGCAAGGATTTCTCCCAGACATTTGCCGCTCTTCCCTTCAGAAGATTGTGGGTTCCAGTCGCTCCGACAGAGACAAAAAACACAGGCTGTAAGAGAGAAGGGAAGTTGGAGTGATTCTGCTGGGGAAGTGGGGGTGATGCAAGCAGGGTTAAAGTTCTTTAGCGACCATCCCACCCTCTCAAAGGACAACACAGTCAATTAAGTTCTTCTGCCGACTTCTGGCGGAGTGATAAATCTAGATAGTTACtggggtgttacagtgtggggcccctctacattggggagacaGGACACAGTCTGGAGGATTGGTTCAACGAGCACTTTTGCTATGGCCATTGCAACAGCAGGGATCTCCGAGTGGTCGATTAATTTTACACCCATTCGCACACTgatatgtttgtccatggccccgtgtactgccaggttgaggccacgtgaacattggaggaacaccttatattccattttGGCATTCTCCAACCAAATAGCATCAATATCGACTACTCCAATTCCCAGAGGCCCCCCCCCCGCATTTTCTTGCTTTC from Narcine bancroftii isolate sNarBan1 chromosome 10, sNarBan1.hap1, whole genome shotgun sequence encodes the following:
- the LOC138743849 gene encoding golgin subfamily A member 6-like protein 25 — protein: MGSCRGQVIECIEIDRYLKSQGIKGYKEKAWMEGEEVIEGEEVIEGEEVIEGEEVIEGEEVIEGEEVIEGEEVIEGEEVIEGEEVIEGEEVIEGEEVIEGEEVIEGEEVIEGEEVIEGEEVIEGEEVIEGEEVIEGEEVIEGEEVIEGEEVIEGEEVIEGEEVIEGEEVIEGEEVIEGEEVIEGEEVIEGEEVIEGEEVIEGEEVIEGEEVIEGEEVIEGEEVIEGEEVIEGEEVIEGEEVIEGEEVIEGEEVIEGEEVIEGEEVIEGEEVIEGEEVIEGEEVIEGEEVIEGEEVIEGEEVIEGEEVIEGEEVIEGEEVIEGEEVIEGEEVIEGEEVIEGEEVIEGEEVIEGEEVIEGEEVIEGEEVIEGEEVIEGEEVIEGEEVIEGEEVIEGEEVIEGEEVIEGEEVIEGEEVIEGEEVIEGEEVIEGEEVIEGEEVIEGEEVIEGEERERR